NNNNNNNNNNNNNNNNNNNNNNNNNNNNNNNNNNNNNNNNNNNNNNNNNNNNNNNNNNNNNNNNNNNNNNNNNNNNNNNNNNNNNNNNNNNNNNNNNNNNNNNNNNNNNNNNNNNNNNNNNNNNNTAAAGGGTGGGGgaataaaaggaataaggaaaaaaggggcaaaaaaaaatttcccccccaaaNNNNNNNNNNNNNNNNNNNNNNNNNNNNNNNNNNNNNNNNNNNNNNNNNNNNNNNNNNNNNNNNNNNNNNNNNNNNNNNNNNNNNNNNNNNNNNNNNNNNNNNNNNNNNNNNNNNNNNNNNNNNNNNNNNNNNNNNNNNNNNNNNNNNNNNNNNNNNNNNNNNNNNNNNNNNNNNgaaaagatttaaaaaatggagGGTTTAAAGGTTTAATTTTGGGGGACCCCAAGNNNNNNNNNNNNNNNNNNNNNNNNNNNNNNNNNNNNNNNNNNNNNNNNNNNNNNNNNNNNNNNNNNNNNNNNNNNNNNNNNNNNNNNNNNNNNNNNNNNNNNNNNNNNNNNNNNNNNNNNNNNNNNNNNNNNNNNNNNNNNNNNNNNNNNNNNNNNNNNNNNNNNNNNNNNNNNNNNNNNNNNACGCAGGCACAAAAGGTGACTTCGGGGAGACTCgcggaaaagaaaaacaaatttttgcgAGGGGGGCGCAGGGAAAAATGATGTCGCGAAGGGGAGCccagggagggggcgggggggaggggcgggggggggaagggggaggaaagggggagggggagggggggaggaggggaggagggggaggaggagggggtgataacAAATGGACAAGTTTAAAAAGAGCATGACGAAAAAAGGGAGTAATTTATAATCAAAGGGAGGCCCGGGAGAATGGGAGACAAATTTCcgcaaaacgggggaaaaaaaagaaNNNNNNNNNNNNNNNNNNNNNNNNNNNNNNNNNNNNNNNNNNNNNNNNNNNNNNNNNNNNNNNNNNNNNNNNNNNNNNNNNNNNNNNNNNNNNNNNNNNNNNNNNNNNNNNNNNNNNNNNNNNNNNNNNNNNNNNNNNNNNNNNNNNNNNNNNNNNNNNNNNNNNNNNNNNNNNNNNNNNNNNNNNNNNNNNNNNNNNNNNNNNNNNNNNNNNNNNNNNNNNNNNNNNNNNNNNNNNNNNNNNNNNNNNNNNNNNNNNNNNNNNNNNNNNNNNNNNNNNNNNNNNNNNNNNNNNNNNNNNNNNNNNNNNNNNNNNNNNNNNNNNNNNNNNNNNNNNNNNNNNNNNNNNNNNNNNNNNNNNNNNNNNNNNNNNNNNNNNNNNNNNNNNNNNNNNNNNNNNNNNNNNNNNNNNNNNNNNNNNNNNNNNNNNNNNNNNNNNNNNNNNNNNNNNNNNNNNNNNNNNNNNNNNNNNNNNNNNNNNNNNNNNNNNNNNNNNNNNNNNNNNNNNNNNNNNNNNNNNNNNNNNNNNNNNNNNNNNNNNNNNNNNNNNNNNNNNNNNNNNNNNNNNNNNNNNNNNNNNNNNNNNNNNNNNNNNNNNNNNNNNNNNNNNNNNNNNNNNNNNNNNNNNNNNNNNNNNNNNNNNNNNNNNNNNNNNNNNNNNNNNNNNNNNNNNNNNNNNNNNNNNNNNNNNNNNNNNNNNNNNNNNNNNNNNNNNNNNNNNNNNNNNNNNNNNNNNNNNNNNNNNNNNNNNNNNNNNNNNNNNNNNNNNNNNNNNNNNNNNNNNNNNNNNNNNNNNNNNNNNNNNNNNNNNNNNNNNNNNNNNNNNNNNNNNNNNNNNNNNNNNNNNNNNNNNNNNNNNNNNNNNNNNNNNNNNNNNNNNNNNNNNNNNNNNNNNNNNNNNNNNNNNNNNNNNNNNNNNNNNNNNNNNNNNNNNNNNNNNNNNNNNNNNNNNNNNNNNNNNNNNNNNNNNNNNNNNNNNNNNNNNNNNNNNNNNNNNNNNNNNNNNNNNNNNNNNNNNNNNNNNNNNNNNNNNNNNNNNNNNNNNNNNNNNNNNNNNNNNNNNNNNNNNNNNNNNNNNNNNNNNNNNNNNNNNNNNNNNNAGTGAAGTGATGGAATGAGATGagttgagaagagagaagagaaagtatataagaaaagaaaagagaaagaaaaaagagaaagggaaaaaagagcgaaacataaaaagaaaaggcgaaggagaaagagagacacagacggAAATAGAGGGGCGATACGGAGTGGGGAAGAGCAGGGGAAGAGTTGTGGGTTATTGTGTAACGAGTTTCCGAGTAAACACTTACCAGCAGAAGTCCCAGGGGCTAATTAATTATCTAAGCATCCCAATTAGGGCGTTGCCGTCGCAGACAACGCACGGGCGGCGAGGGCCTGGCGGCAGgacttcccccggggggggggggggagtgagatNNNNNNNNNNNNNNNNNNNNNNNNNNNNNNNNNNNNNNNNNNNNNNNNNNNNNNNGTAAGCCCGGGGCAGGGCAGGGACAGCGGAACAAAACACAGCTCGCGACGGAGCACAGTGCCAAGCCGGGCCGAGCGACCTCCTCGCCGCCGCCACCTTGACAGTGCCACGCTGGCTAACAacttaaaggaagagagagaggaagacactcAGCTGCTATCGCCGTGGTCGGGGGCCGCGCGAGCACTGTGGCATACCCGTGGCACCGCTGGCACTGCGAGAGGCACTGGTCTTACCGAGCCGATGCAACAGGTAAACTATAATTACGATGTCCATTAACCCGAGGCGCGGCGCTTAGCAGGTTCATCACCACCGTCACCTGCGCCACCCTTggcagagcggggggggggggagggggtgccaaaCTGCCTCAGAGGCGGCTGTGCCACAGGAATCCCAAGCAAGGTCACCGCTGCACCTTTACGTTGCGAGGAAAGGTCAGCGAAACACACCCATATCACACACCGAGGATGCGACGCGGCTGTTTCTCATTGTTCCGAGTGTCAGACGGTCGGCATCCCCGCCGCCGCAGTGCCAAATCGTGCCTCCACCGACATGCACCCCCGCACGATACCCTCGNNNNNNNNNNNNNNNNNNNNNNNNNNAAGGCGGATCATTGTCGCCCATCAACAAGaataccaacacatacacacgtatcatGCGTAGTGCATAACGGTAAGGCTAGANNNNNNNNNNNNNNNNNNNNNNNNNNNNNNNNNNNNNNNNNNNNNNNNNNNNNNNNNNNNNNNNNNNNNNNNNNNNNNNNNNNNNNNNNNNNNNNNNNNNNNNNNNNGAGGTCAGCGCCAAGCGGGGGGCGCGTGCCCCGCGAGGAGGCCCTCCNNNNNNNNNNNNNNNNNNNNNNNNNNNNNNNNNNNNNNNNNNNNNNNNNNNNNNGTCAAGCAGGGGGCCAGGTGGCGTGAGTCAGCAGAGGGCGTGCGTGAATGACCGTGCCACGGATGAATGGATCAGCAGTGCCGAAGCGAGGTCgatctgcttgcttgcttgcgtcgGCAGCGGACGGAGGCGAGTGGGCgagggcgtgcgtgtgtgagggaaTGACGGGGCGCGATCTGCTTGCTTGCTNNNNNNNNNNNNNNNNNNNNNNNNNNNNNNNNNNNNNNNNNNNNNNNNNNNNNNNNNNNNNNNNNNNNNNNNNNNNNNNNNNNNNNNNNNNNNNNNNNNNNNNNNNNNNNNNNNNNNNNNNNNNNNNNNNNNNNNNNNNNNNNNNNNNNNNNNNNNNNNNNNNNNNNNNNNNNNNNNNNNNNNNNNNNNNNNNNNNNNNNNNNNNNNNNNNNNNNNNNNNNNNNNNNNNNNNNNNNNNNNNNNNNNNNNNNNNNNNNNNNNNNNNNNNNNNNNNNNNNNNNNNNNNNNNNNNNNNNNNNNNNNNNNNNNNNNNNNNNNNNNNNNNNNNNNNNNNNNNNNNNNNNNNNNNNNNNNNNNNNNNNNNNNNNNNNNNNNNNNNNNNNNNNNNNNNTTTCAAAGGAAAACCATATTGCATTTTGCGTAAACGTTTTGTAATATTTGGTGCTCAAATTATATTGTTCTTTCAAAGAAATTTGTTTACACTTTATTCTCTATTAGGACAAATTTACTTATCTTTGAAATGATAATACCCAATACTTTTATTTTAGTGGTTTTCTGATATAGAATTTATGGCCAAACTGAAGCATATTGTTTATAGCCGCGTAAGATGACTATGGGTGACACTACTATCAGTCAGTATTGTTATTCCGGAGCGAcagacctttttattttttgtttggttcaCCAGCGAGAAGTCATTGGTTTCTGTTTATCGTGCAAAAGATTCTACTCTACTGTAACGGCATTTGAACACAAAGAGTTAAAGGGTttacttttatcttatctataacTCATTTCTTGTGTTCTTTCCTTTATATTGTTTTGCTGGTAGGCAAGATAACTTCCGTTTACCTTGGGTGAATTTGATCCTTNNNNNNNNNNNNNNNNNNNNNNNNNNNNNNNNNNNNNNNNNNNNNNNNNNNNNNNNNNNNNNNNNNNNNNNNNNNNNNNNNGCATGAAACAATAAGAATGACGAATGAAAATCAACAAAACGGTATAACAAGGAAATACGTTCGTTATCAATTCATTGTGCAGCGTGCGcacttatatgtctatatacaccaAAGTTTCTATATGAAAGGTACATAGAAAACACGTTGAAATGCAGCAGTTTTTAATCAAGAGTGTGCATCTTCGAGATAGGTAAAAGAGACTTCTTTTTGCGTAAATTACAAGGTCAACATTGTCCCTTAAACAATTATTTTAGCCAAAGAAAAGCCAGCCGAAGGTTATGGTGCCACCAGTGGGGAGCGTGAGCGTGGTGGTAAAGCAGGTGGGAATGAAACACAATAGGACGCAGCGGGTGAAAGTCACGCTCACTTGACGACGGTCTTGCACACTCTCATTCTGTTCTTCACTCACCAGTTTGTAAACGGGAAGGTCGCCACAGAAGTTGGCAAGATCCGAACCGATCTCCTCCTCAGGATTGTCGAGGGAAACAGCGGAAACTCTGACGTCAGACTCAACCCTCATGCCATCGTCTTGATGGCCTTTGATGAAGGCTACTTGTTGCTCGAAAGATTTAACGAGTCGCCTCACGTAACACGCCTCCTGCGATACCACTCGGGATGCTGCTAGACCCTACGAAATACATTAACTTTTAGGCATTTATCATGAAATGTGTCTATAAATGTACAGAAGAACTTCTAATGCATAATCAATTCAGCAAAATCAACAacgaaaaacagagataaaaaatgtATTTCGGTGCATCGTGTACTCAGTGATAACCTGACAAGTAATATTTAGCACGCTATAATCCTCCAGAGTCTCCACATCAGCGAAGTCATCGATTCAGCGCATGTGAAAATGAACCTTCATGGGCAAGGCGGTCTACGTCACCTTCATGCTTTTGAATTTTCAGCAACGGCTACGATCCCCCTTGTACATACTTGGTTAATCCTCACAAAAGAAACGGCCgtgttttttaataatgatagttcCATGAGAAATAAGGTTTTCATGATCATCTAGGTATCTTCACCTGCAATGCATGTGTAAAAAGCAAGAGCATGTCAACAGTGTGTCCGTACCTGAACTCAGCCAGGGAAACAGCCTAAGAGGCATGACAAGCATCATCCAACCTGGTGTGATCTAGAGAGAAAATGACTAATCAGGTATTGGAACTAACatctgaaatatatgaatatctcaCTTTACTGAAAAATATCAGGTAAACGAATTGAAAACAGCACGCCATGAGTCATTACGCTTAGGCTTGAAGTGAACTAAAGTTTGATTATTATAGAGCAGCGATAAAACTTAACCCAATGCATGATTTCTTtgttatataagatatttaaaatatactgtTTACTCATTACAGGATGTATAAAGAAATTATCAACTCACCAAGAGAGATATGACCAGTGATAGTGAGAGTCGTCCTCGGAGCTTAATAGTTCCAGCATCTTATACGCTCTTTTAAAAATCAACAACTGTTTGTTAAAGGTCCCTACTCTCAGCACCACCTGAAAAACTATGTATTCTCTCTTCAAGATCTGTTTATCGGCACAACTCTTTCATCCGTCtcgattacatatatatttctaaggaaagagagagatgtatcaACAATTCATTCAAGTTTTTCTGAACATTCCCGTTTTACATAAGAATATGTGTGGTGTAATGTATTGgtctacgtgtatgtgtgcatatgtagatAATTACACNNNNNNNNNNNNNNNNNNNNNNNNNNNNNNNNNNNNNNNNNNNNNNNNNNNNNNNNNNNNNNNNNNNNNNNNNNNNNNNNNNNNNNNNNNNNNNNNNNNNNNNNNNNNNNNNNNNNNNNNNNNNNNNNNNNNNNGCNNNNNNNNNNNNNNNNNNNNNNNNNNNNNNNNNNNNNNNNNNNNNNNNNNNNNNNNNNNNNNNNNNNNNNNNNNNNNNNNNTCATTACTGAAATGCaaacgttttttttgttaaaaaatacatatatttttcaaatcGTCTGACCCATCCCGACGGTTGCGATATTTCGGACTGAACAGTGCGATGGTCTCGATCATATTTGACGTGATAGTTTTTCAtagaatttataattaattttatatgccATACACATAAACGATTTTGGTGTGTTTGGAATATGATCAAATTGGTGTTCATTACtctaaacaatataaaaagaggTCAATGCAGTTGCATATTAGTTTACCAGTGCAAATGAAGGCATAATGGCCGCTTCTTTCCTGAATCAAGAAAACNNNNNNNNNNNNNNNNNNNNNNNNNNNNNNNNNNNNNNNNNNNNNNNNNNNNNNNNNNNNNNNNNNNNNNNNNNNNNNNNNNNNNNNNNNNNNNNNNNNNNNNNNNNNNNNNNNNNNNNNNNNNNNNNNNNNNNNNNNNNCGTAACCgcaaacagagaagagggggtgagatAAATCATGAAACAAGGAAATCGTAGTTTCTTTTTAATTACTAGGTCAGAAGCGCCTTGttaaataataaatcatgaaGATTGTTAATCATttcaaaattcctttaaaaaaggaagggacTTTCAGACTGACGCAATCACTATTCTCATCAATTGTTCACATAATTCCATACTTAAATCACGTTACATAGCCCTCCATGAGGAGACAATTATAAAGTGGAGTACATTCGCTCAGTTAACAACAACCCGATATGATGAAATGTGATTTCCACCGTTTTAATTGGCTCAAGTATCTCGCGAATATATACCTAAACAATATAAAAGTGGATTTTAGAAATACAAATGAAACTCCGCCAANNNNNNNNNNNNNNNNNNNNNNNNNNNNNNNNNNNNNNNNNNNNNNNNNNNNNNNNNNNNNNNNNNNNNNNNNNNNNNNNNNNNNNNNNNNNNNNNNNNNNNNNNNNNNNNNNNNNNNNNNNNNNNNNNNNNNNNNNNNNNNNNNNNNNNNNNNNNNNNNNNNNNNNNNNNNNNNNNNNNNNNNNNNNNNNNNNNNNNNNNNNNNNNNNNNNNNNNNNNNNNNNNNNNNNNNNNNNNNNNNNNNNNNNNNNNNNNNNNNNNNNNNNNNNNNNNNNNNNNNNNNNNNNNNNNNNNNNNNNNNNNNNNNNNNNNNNNNNNNNNNNNNNNNNNNNNNNNNNNNNNNNNNNNNNNNNNNNNNNNNNNNNNNNNNNNNNNNNNNNNNNNNNNNNNNNNNNNNNNNNNNNNNNNNNNNNNNNNNNNNNNNNNNNNNNNNNNNNNNNNNNNNNNNNNNNNNNNNNNNNNNNNNNNNNNNNNNNNNNNNNNNNNNNNNNNNNNNNNNNNNNNNNNNNNNNNNNNNNNNNNNNNNNNNNNNNNNNNNNNNNNNNNNNNNNNNNNNNNNNNNNNNNNNNNNNNNNNNNNNNNNNNNNNNNNNNNNNNNNNNNNNNNNNNNNNNNNNNNNNNNNNNNNNNNNNNNNNNNNNNNNNNNNNNNNNNNNNNNNNNNNNNNNNNNNNNNNNNNNNNNNNNNNNNNNNNNNNNNNNNNNNNNNNNNNNNNNNNNNNNNNNNNNNNNNNNNNNNNNNNNNNNNNNNNNNNNNNNNNNNNNNNNNNNNNNNNNNNNNNNNNNNNNNNNNNNNNNNNNNNNNNNNNNNNNNNNNNNNNNNNNNNNNNNNNNNNNNNNNNNNNNNNNNNNNNNNNNNNNNNNNNNNNNNNNNNNNNNNNNNNNNNNNNNNNNNNNNNNNNNNNNNNNNNNNNNNNNNNNNNNNNNNNNNNNNNNNNNNNNNNNNNNNNNNNNNNNNNNNNNNNNNNNNNNNNNNNNNNNNNNNNNNNNNNNNNNNNNNNNNNNNNNNNNNNNNNNNNNNNNNNNNNNNNNNNNNNNNNNNNNNNNNNNNNNNNNNNNNNNNNNNNNNNNNNNNNNNNNNNNNNNNNNNNNNNNNNNNNNNNNNNNNNNNNNNNNNNNNNNNNNNNNNNNNNNNNNNNNNNNNNNNNNNNNNNNNNNNNNNNNNNNNNNNNNNNNNNNNNNNNNNNNNNNNNNNNNNNNNNNNNNNNNNNNNNNNNNNNNNNNNNNNNNNNNNNNNNNNNNNNNNNNNNNNNNNNNNNNNNNNCTGGCTTATTGAGAGTCAACTCCTGACTGAAAATGTATTAAACGTGCGTCCCGTATTACGCAGTTCTTTCTGTAGCTGtagtttaattattaataaatacacaTTCCTCATGGAATCTTTTTCATACTATAAGATTTTTATTTCTAACAACGAAGTTCAGATATTGTCCATTCTCAGAAAATGCATTCTCAGCAAGTATCAAAGATAGATACGTGGATGTAAGAGATTGCGAGCGGACACCACCGTGAATGCCATTTATGGGTGAGAGCATCCTACACGGGCACGTGTCAGCGAGTTTGGAGTTTGTGATGAATATATACTGTTGTTtgttcattataactattatacatCTCTTTAGAGGGAGTGTTTTTATTGATACTCGACCATCCTTTGTATACAGCACGTAATCATGTTTGAGGATCGTGAGTCGGGCAGTTGACTTTGGCGTGTGTGTGGCACGACCCAACAATGGGACGACCAGGTTAGGGCTCTTCCTCTGACGGCGGGGACTCTCAGTCCATCTGCCTCGCGCCGTCGCCAACCCTACCACGCCCATCAGATACTCGAAGCAGTGCTCGAAGGAGCTATCGAATACATGAGTAATATTCTGTTATCACAATTCCAATTGatcttaataaaattttttggtgtcATTTCATATTCGGTTTTACCATTCCTTGCCATCCATTTCCCTATCACTctgcttttttttcatgtttctttgtgACCGTCCCTAGATGCTTGGATTCTTCCAAAACGTGCAGAACTGAACGTCAATACCTGGCCCTTGCCATTAACTCTGACGGAAGCAGCTCCGAGAACTCGCATCACTAAGGCCACGTGACTGGACTCTGCTCCCTGTTTCTCCCTGCGTCACGCTTCCAAGTCCGCTTCCTTCAAACGCTGATCAGGTAGATCAAACGGAAAGAAAGGTTTATGAGATAAAGCTTATATCGCATCTAACTTGTTCAACtcattaactttaaaattttgagatttatattctatttcttaaATAAAAGCCAATATTAGTGCCTGTTATTAGGACtgcttatatttaaatatattttcagagTGTGCTCACCGGTTCAGTGGTGGTGGAAAACGCTCTCGTGCTAACCGGCCACTACACGGTAACTTTTGGCCGGTGTTGGAGGCAGCTCCAGCACAGACTGTTTTCTGTCAAGTTGTAGAGCGTGTGGACAAACTGTTCGCCGAAATCCAGATAAACTTTGTTAAACCTTGTGCCTCAGAACATCGCCAGCTGTCACACCCGAAGAGATTGGGGGTCTGACCTGCCTTATGAAACGTTGGCAGCTCCTTGGacggcatacatatacataggacGTTTCACCACGCCGCGTCGGCTTCAGAATCAAAGACTTTGCTGAGATCGATCGGTGCAGAAACACCTGTCTCCAACCGTGAAGGCTTGCAGATTAACAAGTGCCCATCcaggtgatattaataatgcttGATCTTCAAATCTCTATAAGAACTCTTTCGTGAGTGTTGTTGAACAGACGACACAATAAGTAAACTGGTAAGCGAtctatattttgttgtatatgtcATTCGTAAGTATATATAGCGTGTACGAAGATGTTCAGCGTGGATATGACATCcgacaacatacatattatagaaATCCAATTTACTACCCCTGAACATTTATAACCGATCAGTCCGGGCATCATCCTTGGCCTGCCTCATGATACGAAAATCATAAAAGTTTTGTGTACATGTACACTCTTCCTGATAACCCCGAACTCAACCCTTTAATTTGTTTTCCGATATTCTTTATCATTTCCCCTTTGAGTTTATTTTTCAATAAACGAAAGTGCCTGTAACAGGAAGTAAGAATTAACCTGGATATATGGTTCAGCAGTAGAGGTCCAAACCAGCACACAACGTGTTTTACACCAACAGGGAGAGAAACCTTACAATTGTGGTGTTTGTGGCAAGGCATTTGGTGGTCGCTCTGACATGAACCGTCATTTGCGCATACACACTGGTGAGAAGCCATACCCATGTAAGGTCTGCGGCAAAAAGTTTGCTCGTGCAGACTACCTGTCAAAGCACATTAACCACGCACCTCGGGATTCCATTTGCCAAGCCAGTGCATAGTTTGCAACAAAGTCttcaaaatttagaaaatatgcAAAACCTACAAAATCTACATAAGTTACAAAATATGTCTAATGAATAATACCAAAATTGCCCCAAATATTTAAgaagataaatttttatatatatatttacattcttatAATAAATTAGTTGATATTGTACGCACTGAAAGTGCCACATCTGCTTATAAAGCAGTAAAATCAAAGGTTTTGAACCAGTGACAGAAACTTGTGTTAACATACCTAGTTTTTTAAAGTTAGGTATTGATATTGTTGTCATATTTCTTATTCTCAGAAGAGATTAAAAATGTAAGTAGTTGGTAGTGGTAAGGACGGGAGAGTAGGCCTATGGGCACATCTGCAGCGTTGAGTATCCTTGTGATCTAGTCACTGCCCAGTGTTGCACGCAGAGCTTCACACCGTCTGCCGTGCTCACCAGGATTAATTCTTCAAGCCCAGTTACCAGATTTTCTTTGTTATCCAGATGActctgatattttttattattttattatttattctgtcatttctattttgtttttattaagaattttgatatgtatattcttattttgatttttcaatAATTGGTGTCAATGAGGAGCTAGAAAGCTCTTTCCTCTATTGCTGATGGCCAGTGGCTTGTGCTGGGCCAGGAGGCTTGAGGTCATAGTACAAGGTAGGTTAGTGTGGGCGTGGGTTGTATCCAGTGCCCTGTGGAGTTACTCTCTGGCCCGAGCTTTAACCCACCCAACACCTAACTACTGCGCCATCTCGTCACCACCTGGCCGCGTGTTTCCCTTGCGACATGACTGCCAAAATCACCTCATGCCTAGCTGCAAAGtcccacttttccccttcctttatttctctctcaattcctctGATTTTAAGCGACAGCAGGGGCACAGGGCCTTGAACCTGCCCACAGTGGGTTGGTCCTGGAGCCCTCCTAGTTTGCCACCTCGCTATGTCCGTGTTAGGCAATCAAGCTGTGCGCATTAGAGAAGGGTCCACAAGTGTATAACTATGTACTGGACTGTTTTTGCTGTGGAGGTCTCAAGCCTTCTTTATCGTCATTGTGGTCTGGTGTTGCGGAGGTTGCCTGACCTGTACACCCACCCCAGTGGATCATGATGGTGCTAGCATCTATGTCTGTGTGCACTTGCCTGGTGaacctgacattggcgaccttctTGAATACCTTTGATTTATTTTCCACAATAACACTAGAAATGGGAAAAGTTATATTTGTTGAAAGTTTGAGGTATTAAGGAATGGTATGCCCAAAGTGAGTTTGAGCCAGCCACTGGTGGTCCAGTGGACCATGGTGGGTTGTAGGATGGGCTGGTGTTAATATAACAGTCTGGCTTTTGACATGCTGGCCGGACTCTAAACTGCCTGCTCGTGATAGTGTCAAAAGTACATACTATAGAGCATTTGTGCACTGAATGGTAAGTTGACCAAGTCAACTTAAAATGAAAGCAGAGCTTGTTTATGGCGTAAGTGActgtttgattttttcttatttaccacAAACGCACAGGATGTGGGCCCTAGTGTTTAGTGATAGATATTACATGAATCTGTAAGGGAGCCTAGCTCATTAAACTGTAGCTTTTAGTCCTCCACCTGTTCTTTCCTGTGTGCATGAGCAGTGACCGTGGAGGAGGCACGcgagtcacacaccacacacctctgaTCTTTGTCTTCAGCTTCTTCACACCTCGTTCTTTCCTTAGTTTGACAAAACTTTCCTCGTCTTTCAGTTTTAAAAGTATGTCGTGATTGACAGGACTACATTTTCAGCC
Above is a window of Penaeus monodon isolate SGIC_2016 chromosome 34, NSTDA_Pmon_1, whole genome shotgun sequence DNA encoding:
- the LOC119594901 gene encoding zinc finger protein 26-like — translated: MFEDHAWILPKRAELNVNTWPLPLTLTEAAPRTRITKATGGGKRSRANRPLHGNFWPVLEAAPAQTVFCQVVERVDKLFAEIQINFVKPCASEHRQLSHPKRLGGEKPYNCGVCGKAFGGRSDMNRHLRIHTGEKPYPCKVCGKKFARADYLSKHINHAPRDSICQASA